One Alcaligenes ammonioxydans DNA segment encodes these proteins:
- the hisI gene encoding phosphoribosyl-AMP cyclohydrolase, with translation MADLPAWLAEIRFDEHGLIPAIAQDQATGKILMVAWMNQESLQETVSTGRAVYWSRSRQRLWRKGEESGHVQHVSDLRLDCDGDVILLSVEQLGQIACHTGRESCFYRQLQGQSDQAQWVTVDPVLKDPEHIYR, from the coding sequence ATGGCTGACTTACCGGCTTGGCTGGCTGAAATTCGCTTTGATGAACACGGCTTGATCCCCGCCATTGCGCAAGACCAGGCAACGGGCAAAATCCTGATGGTCGCCTGGATGAACCAGGAGTCCTTGCAAGAGACCGTCAGCACGGGTCGTGCCGTGTATTGGTCGCGCTCCCGCCAGCGTCTGTGGCGCAAGGGCGAGGAGTCCGGTCATGTTCAACATGTCAGCGACTTGCGCCTGGATTGCGATGGCGACGTTATTTTGCTCAGCGTGGAACAACTTGGCCAGATTGCCTGCCATACCGGGCGGGAAAGCTGCTTTTATCGTCAGCTGCAAGGCCAGAGCGATCAGGCACAATGGGTAACGGTCGATCCTGTACTGAAAGACCCGGAGCATATTTACCGATGA